A stretch of Brassica rapa cultivar Chiifu-401-42 chromosome A08, CAAS_Brap_v3.01, whole genome shotgun sequence DNA encodes these proteins:
- the LOC103834909 gene encoding MACPF domain-containing protein At4g24290, producing the protein MALRLPASKAAEVAIGSIGCGYDLAIDVRLKYCKGGSKESRLLDIKDGDDSCDIVLPGGISIPNVSKSIKCDKGERMRFSSDVLSFQQMAEQFNQELSLAGKIPSGLFNAMFEFSGCWQKDAAYTKNLAFDGIFISFYTVALDKSHMLLRDHVKQAVPSTWDPAALARFIDTYGTHIIVGVKMGGKDVIYAKQQHSSKLQPDELQKRLKEVADKRFVEASGVQNMASDRMHPSSKVEAKEQRLRFADSSSLGSYANKEDIVFMCKRRGGNDNRNLMHNDWLQTVQTEPDAISMSFIPITSLLNGVPGSGFLSHAINLYLRYKPPITELHQFLEFQLPRQWAPVFSELPLGPQRKQQSCASLQFSFFGPKLYVNTTPVDVGKRPITGMRLYLEGRRSNRLAIHLQHLSSLPKIFHLEDDPNKSMRQASHDRRYYEKVNWKNYSHVCTAPVEADDDLSVVTGAQLHVESHGFKNVLFLRLCFSKVMGATSVKNSEWDEAVGFAPKSGLISTLISHHFTAAQKPPPRPADVNINSAIYPGGPPVPVQAPKLLKFVDTSEMTRGPQESPGYWVVSGARLLVEKGKISLKVKYSLLTAIMEDEVIEESYGG; encoded by the exons ATGGCACTTCGGCTACCTGCTTCGAAAGCAGCTGAAGTCGCGATAGGATCAATCGGATGCGGTTATGATTTAGCTATCGATGTGCGCTTGAAGTATTGCAAAGGAGGCTCTAAAGAGTCGCGCTTGCTCGACATCAAAGACGGAGATGACAGCTGTGACATTGTGTTACCTGGTGGTATCTCGATTCCTAATGTTTCAAAGTCTATCAAATGCGATAAAGGAGAGCGCATGCGCTTTAGCTCTGATGTTCTTTCTTTCCAACAG ATGGCAGAGCAGTTCAACCAGGAACTATCTTTAGCTGGTAAAATCCCTTCGGGTCTCTTCAACGCCATGTTTGAATTCTCTGGCTGTTGGCAGAAAGATGCAGCCTATACCAAAAACCTTGCTTTCGATGGAATCTTCATCTCGTTTTACACCGTTGCTTTGGACAAATCTCATATGTTACTCCGTGATCATGTCAAGCAGGCCGTCCCATCAACATGGGACCCTGCCGCATTGGCAAG GTTTATAGATACTTATGGGACGCATATAATTGTTGGTGTTAAGATGGGAGGGAAAGATGTGATTTATGCCAAACAGCAACACTCGTCGAAACTTCAACCTGATGAGCTCCAGAAAAGATTAAAAGAGGTGGCAGATAAGAGGTTTGTGGAAGCTAGCGGAGTGCAGAACATGGCTTCAGATAGAATGCATCCAAGTAGTAAGGTGGAAGCAAAGGAGCAACGCCTGAGATTTGCTGATTCCAGTTCGCTCGGTTCTTATGCAAATAAAGAG GACATTGTCTTCATGTGCAAAAGGCGAGGTGGAAACGACAATAGAAACCTAATGCATAATGATTGGCTGCAAACAGTTCAGACGGAGCCTGATGCTATCTCAATGTCCTTTATTCCAATCACTTCTCTGCTTAATGGAGTTCCAGGAAGTGGATTCTTGAGCCACGCCATCAATCTCTATCTAAGAT atAAGCCACCGATTACAGAGCTACATCAGTTTTTAGAGTTTCAGCTACCAAGGCAGTGGGCTCCAGTGTTTAGTGAACTCCCTCTTGGTCCGCAAAGGAAGCAACAAAGCTGTGCGTCTCTGCAGTTCAGTTTCTTCGGACCTAAGCTATATGTGAATACCACTCCA GTTGATGTTGGTAAGAGACCAATCACAGGCATGCGTCTCTACCTAGAAGGCAGAAGAAGCAACCGTTTAGCGATCCATCTCCAACACCTCTCCTCTCTCCCCAAGATATTCCACCTCGAAGACGATCCAAACAAAAGCATGCGACAAGCGTCTCACGATCGCCGCTACTACGAGAAAGTAAACTGGAAGAACTACTCCCACGTCTGCACAGCGCCAGTCGAAGCAGACGATGATCTTTCTGTAGTAACAGGCGCGCAGCTTCACGTGGAGAGCCACGGATTCAAGAACGTGCTCTTCTTGCGCCTTTGTTTCTCCAAAGTCATGGGAGCGACGAGCGTGAAGAACTCAGAATGGGATGAAGCGGTGGGGTTTGCTCCCAAGTCGGGACTCATATCGACGCTGATAAGCCATCACTTCACTGCGGCGCAGAAGCCGCCGCCGCGGCCTGCGGATGTGAATATAAACTCTGCTATCTATCCCGGTGGACCGCCGGTGCCTGTGCAAGCTCCCAAGCTTTTGAAGTTTGTGGATACGAGTGAGATGACGAGAGGGCCGCAGGAGTCGCCGGGGTATTGGGTTGTGTCCGGTGCGAGGTTGTTGGTGGAGAAAGGGAAGATCTCGTTGAAGGTGAAGTATTCGTTGTTGACTGCGATAATGGAAGATGAAGTGATAGAGGAAAGCTATGGAGGTTAA